From the Sphingobacteruim zhuxiongii genome, the window CAAGGGTTCGCTGGTCAAGAAACACGCAGAGCTACTTAAGGCGCTTACTGGCAAGATTACGGATCATCACCGCTTCATGTTGAACCTAATACTGCAATCCATCGATCATATCAATCTACAAATAGCACAATCAGAGGCTCAGATGGAACAGTACGCAAGGATCATGCACAAGGAGCTGGAACTACTGGAATCTATCCCTGGAGTATCTTCCAGGGTGGCACTGGGAATCGTTTCAGAAATCGGTACGGACATGGCTCAATTTGCAACACATCAGAACCTTTCTTCATGGGCTGGGGTTTGCCCAGGCAACAATGAGAGTGCAGGAAAGAAGTACTCCTCGAAAATAACACGTGGAAACAAGTATCTCAAGACGACGCTCGTGGAGGCAGCATGGGTGGCCTCTAGATCCAAGGCAAATCCATTACTTGCGGTCAAGCATCATCAAATCGCTGCACGAAGAGGTCAGAAGAAGGCTACAATAGCCATCGCACATAAGATCTTGATTGCAGCATACCATGTCCTGAGGGACAATGAAGCCTATCAATTGCATCCACAGGATAAGAAAATACTTGAAAATAGACGACTTAAAAGAATTGACAGATTACAGAAACAATTGAGTACCCTTAAAGACACGTCTTACAAATAAAAGATCGACCTTTTTTTGGTGGTTAGACTCCCCGGAAATAAAACTGATATCAGACGTTAAGAACCAACAGTTGATGCCTTTAGAGCTCGTAGAAAAAATTATACTCTTGTTTTTATTAATCAAGTCATTTCATCATAAATAATCATACACAAGAAACAGAAACAAAATTATCCGGACAAAAAGAATAGACCCTTGAATAATCACTGGTCTAACA encodes:
- a CDS encoding IS110 family RNA-guided transposase, which codes for MAVSGLPFILDRGCGLDVHKDTVVATIKGSDFDTETKTFLTFTDDLYNLVEWLQAHSITQVAMESTGVYWRPVYAVLEDYFHILLVNARHIKNVPGQKTDKKDSEWITKLLLSGLLKGSFIPPQHIRELRELFRHRRKLIAMRTAEKNRLQNILESANIKLRSVVSDVFGVSAMEMVRAMAKGQLDPLLLASMAKGSLVKKHAELLKALTGKITDHHRFMLNLILQSIDHINLQIAQSEAQMEQYARIMHKELELLESIPGVSSRVALGIVSEIGTDMAQFATHQNLSSWAGVCPGNNESAGKKYSSKITRGNKYLKTTLVEAAWVASRSKANPLLAVKHHQIAARRGQKKATIAIAHKILIAAYHVLRDNEAYQLHPQDKKILENRRLKRIDRLQKQLSTLKDTSYK